From Streptomyces sp. NBC_00370, a single genomic window includes:
- a CDS encoding helix-turn-helix domain-containing protein gives MSDEFGAVLAAVGPRLRALRTRRGVTLTALSEITGIPVSTLSRLESGHRKPGLELLLPLARAYQVPVDELIGAPADLDPRVYPRPFTRYGMTVVPLTRKPGGPQAFKHIMPAGLTDGREPDPRSHEGYHWLYVLRGRLRVVLGDEDFILTEGEAAEFDTHLPHWFGNADEHAVEFLSILGPQGERVHIRASYRPGEPQT, from the coding sequence ATGAGCGACGAATTCGGCGCGGTGCTGGCGGCGGTCGGGCCCCGGCTGCGCGCCTTGCGCACGCGGCGCGGCGTCACCCTGACCGCACTGTCGGAGATCACCGGCATCCCGGTCAGCACGCTCTCCCGGCTGGAGTCCGGCCACCGCAAGCCGGGCCTCGAACTCCTGCTGCCGCTGGCGAGGGCCTATCAGGTGCCGGTCGACGAGCTGATCGGCGCTCCGGCCGATCTTGATCCGCGGGTGTACCCGCGGCCCTTCACCCGGTACGGCATGACCGTCGTACCGCTGACCCGCAAACCCGGCGGCCCGCAGGCGTTCAAGCACATCATGCCGGCCGGTCTGACCGACGGCCGCGAACCCGATCCGCGCTCGCACGAGGGCTACCACTGGCTGTACGTCCTGCGCGGGCGGCTGCGCGTCGTCCTCGGCGACGAGGACTTCATCCTCACGGAGGGTGAGGCCGCGGAGTTCGACACGCATCTGCCGCACTGGTTCGGCAATGCCGACGAACACGCGGTGGAGTTCCTCAGCATCCTGGGCCCCCAGGGCGAACGCGTCCACATCAGGGCCAGCTACCGGCCCGGCGAGCCGCAAACGTGA
- a CDS encoding ribosomal maturation YjgA family protein → MAGVCAVLTVAAGLGVRSVGSGDAAKYTGDALYTVLVQALVVVVAPRVRPLTAALVALAVSCGVELLQLTDVPAELAARSEIARLVLGSTFNAPDLFWYGVGAAAGWAVHAALGRRPDRNRDTQLVRE, encoded by the coding sequence GTGGCCGGGGTCTGCGCGGTGCTGACCGTGGCGGCCGGGCTGGGGGTGCGGAGCGTGGGGTCCGGCGACGCCGCCAAGTACACGGGGGACGCGCTCTACACCGTGCTTGTGCAGGCGCTGGTGGTGGTCGTCGCTCCCCGCGTCAGGCCGCTGACGGCCGCGTTGGTCGCTCTCGCGGTCAGTTGTGGTGTCGAGTTGCTGCAACTGACCGACGTACCTGCCGAGTTGGCCGCGCGCAGTGAGATCGCGCGGCTCGTCCTCGGCTCCACGTTCAACGCGCCCGATCTGTTCTGGTACGGGGTCGGCGCGGCGGCCGGGTGGGCGGTGCACGCCGCGCTCGGCCGGCGCCCGGACCGGAACCGCGACACTCAGTTGGTGCGCGAGTAG